From a single Alloactinosynnema sp. L-07 genomic region:
- a CDS encoding DUF397 domain-containing protein — MTPGDGLLWRKSSFSNDNVECVEIAQADRVAIRDSKHPDPHLTIGQGAWRRLLSQFRHSPY; from the coding sequence GTGACACCTGGCGACGGCTTACTCTGGCGGAAGAGCAGCTTCAGCAACGACAACGTCGAGTGCGTCGAGATCGCCCAAGCTGATCGCGTCGCGATCCGCGACAGCAAGCACCCCGACCCCCACCTGACCATCGGTCAAGGTGCATGGCGGCGGCTGCTTAGCCAGTTCCGTCATTCTCCGTACTGA
- a CDS encoding DUF3558 domain-containing protein, which yields MNKKSLVVLFTVTLALAGCSQQTDGSPTTATEAPSLPATEQTRATTSTISPPGNPLADADACDMLDDAGKKELGLSGAGEPGKVGRERTCKWRLRGPQDTYIFSVDIADKDGIKDIPASANKVEVPKIGNRETVQTALGGGAGTCSVSMAVTDKSRVSTTVGAGTDKAKACELAYRMAQLIEPSIP from the coding sequence GTGAACAAGAAATCGCTCGTCGTGCTGTTCACCGTGACCCTCGCTCTCGCTGGCTGCAGCCAGCAGACCGACGGTTCACCGACAACCGCCACTGAGGCGCCGAGTCTGCCCGCAACTGAGCAAACTCGGGCAACTACTTCGACCATTAGCCCCCCCGGAAATCCACTCGCCGACGCAGACGCATGTGACATGCTCGATGACGCAGGCAAGAAAGAACTCGGACTGAGCGGGGCGGGAGAACCGGGGAAAGTCGGCCGCGAACGAACGTGCAAATGGCGCCTTCGCGGCCCACAAGACACCTACATCTTCAGCGTTGACATCGCGGACAAAGACGGAATCAAGGACATCCCAGCCAGCGCCAACAAGGTCGAAGTGCCGAAGATCGGCAATCGCGAAACCGTGCAAACCGCGCTCGGCGGCGGGGCCGGTACCTGCTCGGTCAGCATGGCAGTGACTGACAAATCTCGCGTGTCCACAACAGTTGGCGCGGGCACCGACAAGGCTAAGGCATGCGAACTCGCATATCGGATGGCCCAATTGATCGAGCCAAGTATCCCTTAA
- a CDS encoding WXG100 family type VII secretion target produces the protein MEFKVEPETVRRCGDQISRNGHAMWDVRAHLDAHLHLGSTAGLWLQTLSGAHHETRDRMSLGLSRAAQALEGSGVELGKSADYYAATDRTSAANLDRQYRGSARPYIDSPGSYRPPHLDGKAGPYTAGTGIDVTDPRSSLNPPQQPQEFTDPVKLFNVVSDFLSPTWWINQVLDDTIGCNPLEFVTDQLIGDWEGFAKCAIVWESLSRSADAISENIDYGLRWLSQDWHGQAADQAVAYLDRLRRAIDSHRDILRRLHGKYLDVARGVWNCARALADLLKMILDNVIVAGIAVMAAAYLSWTGVGAGISLAVAALECANIMRLWGNATQLISNTQAAIEGFVGFLQSQEADTLDELTPMAIPEAYDHPNPQVGA, from the coding sequence GTGGAGTTCAAGGTTGAACCAGAGACAGTGCGGCGATGCGGCGACCAGATCAGTCGAAACGGACACGCCATGTGGGACGTCCGAGCGCATCTCGACGCTCACCTGCACCTCGGGTCAACGGCCGGACTATGGCTCCAGACGTTGAGCGGCGCCCATCATGAAACCCGTGACCGCATGTCGCTTGGACTGTCACGAGCTGCGCAGGCTCTGGAGGGCAGCGGAGTCGAACTCGGCAAGTCAGCTGACTACTACGCGGCGACCGACCGAACCTCAGCGGCCAATCTGGATCGGCAGTACCGCGGCTCAGCGCGCCCGTACATCGATTCTCCAGGTTCATACCGCCCACCTCATCTCGATGGAAAGGCTGGGCCGTACACGGCTGGAACCGGCATCGACGTCACCGATCCGCGTAGTTCGTTGAACCCGCCACAGCAGCCTCAAGAATTCACCGATCCGGTCAAGCTTTTCAATGTTGTTAGCGATTTCTTGAGCCCGACCTGGTGGATAAACCAGGTTCTGGACGACACGATCGGGTGCAACCCTCTCGAATTCGTCACCGACCAACTAATCGGAGACTGGGAGGGGTTCGCCAAGTGCGCCATCGTGTGGGAATCGCTTAGTCGATCGGCAGATGCGATCAGTGAGAACATTGATTACGGGCTTAGGTGGCTCTCGCAGGACTGGCATGGTCAGGCCGCCGACCAAGCTGTAGCCTATCTGGACCGTCTCCGGAGAGCGATCGACAGCCATCGAGATATTCTCCGCCGCCTGCACGGTAAGTATCTCGATGTGGCCCGGGGCGTTTGGAACTGCGCTCGGGCACTCGCCGACCTCCTGAAGATGATCCTGGACAATGTGATCGTCGCCGGGATCGCGGTTATGGCAGCTGCGTATCTCTCCTGGACTGGGGTCGGTGCAGGTATCTCGCTCGCAGTGGCCGCACTGGAATGCGCGAATATCATGCGCCTCTGGGGAAACGCCACCCAGCTGATCAGCAACACCCAGGCTGCTATCGAAGGGTTCGTCGGGTTTCTTCAGTCACAGGAGGCGGATACACTCGATGAGCTTACGCCGATGGCGATCCCCGAGGCTTACGACCATCCGAACCCGCAAGTCGGAGCATGA
- a CDS encoding TetR/AcrR family transcriptional regulator, which yields MTSATKPLRADAERNRVRVVIAARELFASHGLDVTLDDVARHAGVGVGTVYRRFPNKEALVLAVFDHVLDELVEHIDAAVAEPDAWVGLSRLITDIAEKQAADRGLYEICTRADFGQMERISAHFIPTMEALVSRAKEQGALRPDFEAPDIGPLLIMVAASAELTRAIDPDLWRRYLTMLLDGIRAGCSSPLRIDAPTHEQMDQAMRDKHA from the coding sequence GTGACCTCGGCCACCAAGCCCCTGCGCGCCGACGCCGAACGCAACCGCGTCCGCGTCGTGATCGCCGCGCGCGAACTTTTCGCCTCCCACGGCTTGGATGTCACGCTGGATGACGTCGCACGGCACGCGGGGGTCGGGGTCGGCACGGTCTACCGGCGGTTCCCGAACAAGGAAGCGCTGGTCCTGGCGGTGTTCGACCATGTGCTGGACGAACTGGTGGAGCACATCGATGCGGCGGTCGCCGAACCGGACGCGTGGGTCGGGCTGTCGCGGCTGATCACGGACATCGCTGAGAAGCAGGCCGCGGACCGCGGGCTGTACGAGATCTGCACGCGCGCGGACTTCGGCCAGATGGAACGCATCTCGGCGCACTTCATCCCGACGATGGAGGCGTTGGTCTCCCGGGCGAAGGAACAGGGAGCCCTGCGTCCGGACTTCGAGGCCCCGGACATCGGTCCGCTACTGATCATGGTGGCGGCGTCGGCCGAGCTGACGCGTGCCATCGACCCCGACCTGTGGCGTCGCTACCTGACGATGTTGCTGGACGGAATCCGGGCCGGGTGTTCGAGCCCGCTGCGGATCGACGCGCCGACGCATGAACAGATGGACCAGGCCATGCGGGACAAACACGCCTGA
- a CDS encoding MFS transporter: protein MTISDARTPAPATSEPAASNLRWLILAVIAIAQVTVVLDATIVNIALPSAQADLKFTDDQRQWLVTGYALSFGSLLLIGGRIADLWGRKLTFLVGIAGFAAASAVGGAAGSFEVLVAARVGQGVFAALLAPAALSLLTTTFTDPKERAKAFGIFGAIAGGGGAIGLLLGGFLTEYLDWRWCMFVNLIFAAVAFFGGASLLEKSTVTERPKLDLIGVATATAGMFLLVYGLGNAHTKTWSSPQTWGYIVAGVALLVVFTWWQTRAAHPLLPLRILLDRNRGGSFLAIFILCAGIFVIFLFLTYFLQQNLRFSPVESGVAFLPMLATMMVAATLSTTVLMPKIGPRPLVGLGMLSSAVGIALFVFLDEQSTYSGGVLPGLLISGVGIGLTMASTMNVGVAGVDPNDSGAASAAINAVQQVGGSIGTALFSSVAATAMTNAAMEGKTLAGAAIAGYNAAFGWSAALFVVGGLISVFIIKPGVPAELDTSAPAIHV from the coding sequence ATGACTATCTCGGACGCGCGCACGCCCGCGCCAGCGACTTCCGAGCCTGCCGCGTCCAATCTGCGGTGGCTGATCCTGGCCGTGATCGCCATCGCGCAGGTGACGGTCGTGCTCGACGCGACGATCGTGAACATCGCGCTACCGTCGGCGCAGGCGGACCTGAAGTTCACCGACGACCAGCGCCAGTGGCTGGTGACCGGCTACGCGCTGAGCTTCGGCAGTCTGCTGCTGATCGGCGGCCGGATCGCCGACCTGTGGGGCCGGAAGCTGACCTTCCTCGTGGGCATCGCGGGCTTCGCCGCGGCTTCGGCCGTCGGTGGCGCCGCGGGCAGCTTCGAGGTCCTGGTCGCGGCCCGGGTCGGCCAGGGTGTGTTCGCCGCGCTGCTCGCGCCCGCCGCGCTTTCCTTGCTGACCACCACGTTCACCGACCCGAAGGAACGCGCGAAGGCGTTCGGCATCTTCGGCGCGATCGCCGGTGGCGGTGGCGCGATCGGTCTTCTGCTCGGCGGCTTCCTCACCGAGTATCTCGACTGGCGCTGGTGCATGTTCGTCAACCTGATCTTCGCCGCGGTCGCCTTCTTCGGCGGCGCGTCGCTGCTGGAGAAGAGCACGGTCACCGAGCGCCCGAAGCTGGACCTGATCGGTGTCGCGACCGCGACCGCGGGCATGTTCCTGCTGGTCTACGGCCTGGGCAACGCCCACACCAAGACCTGGAGCTCCCCGCAGACCTGGGGTTACATCGTGGCGGGCGTGGCCCTGCTGGTGGTCTTCACCTGGTGGCAGACCCGCGCCGCGCACCCGTTGCTGCCGCTGCGCATCCTGCTCGACCGCAACCGCGGCGGCTCGTTCCTGGCGATCTTCATCCTGTGCGCGGGAATCTTCGTCATCTTCCTGTTCCTGACGTACTTCCTGCAGCAGAACCTGCGGTTCAGCCCGGTCGAGTCCGGCGTGGCGTTCCTGCCGATGCTGGCCACCATGATGGTCGCGGCGACGCTGTCCACCACGGTGCTGATGCCCAAGATCGGCCCGCGCCCGCTGGTCGGCCTCGGCATGCTCTCCTCGGCGGTCGGCATCGCCCTGTTCGTCTTCCTCGACGAGCAGAGCACCTACTCCGGCGGCGTCCTGCCCGGCCTGCTGATCTCCGGCGTCGGCATCGGCCTGACCATGGCCTCCACCATGAACGTCGGCGTCGCGGGCGTCGACCCGAACGACTCAGGCGCGGCCTCGGCGGCGATCAACGCCGTCCAGCAGGTCGGCGGCTCGATCGGCACGGCCCTGTTCAGCTCGGTCGCGGCCACGGCGATGACCAACGCGGCCATGGAGGGCAAGACCTTGGCGGGCGCGGCGATCGCGGGCTACAACGCGGCCTTCGGGTGGAGCGCGGCGCTGTTCGTGGTCGGCGGATTGATCAGCGTGTTCATCATCAAGCCGGGCGTCCCGGCCGAACTCGACACGTCGGCACCCGCGATCCACGTGTGA
- a CDS encoding alpha/beta fold hydrolase, which produces MSVAEWITAAAGNVTAKVTRGGVADLRPMPRVLIDKGRMRSVYRFAGSATGDPVLLVPPLAAPALCFDLRRGCSLAEHLVDQGRSVYLVDYGTVSFGDRGLGLEHWVDDVLPHTIRAVSKDAGGRPVHLVAWCLGGIMSLLTAADQHDLPIASITSVAAPFDMTAIPLIAPFKPLVDIADGWFLTAAYRLVGGAPRALVKRAFQLSAIDKVITKPYAILSHLDDTDFLAQIEAVDRFTDNMIAYPGRTFGQIYHRFFRANDLAGGAFDLGGRRIALAEVKVPVLVVAGTGDSIAPQRAVRHLVDVLDNAAEVVFHTAPGGHLGVLAGRGARETTWKYIDDFLAVHNPV; this is translated from the coding sequence ATGAGTGTTGCCGAGTGGATCACCGCCGCGGCGGGGAACGTGACCGCCAAGGTGACCAGGGGCGGGGTCGCCGACCTGCGGCCGATGCCCCGGGTGCTGATCGACAAGGGCCGGATGCGGTCGGTCTACCGGTTCGCGGGCTCGGCGACGGGCGATCCCGTGCTGCTCGTGCCGCCACTGGCCGCGCCCGCCCTCTGCTTCGACCTGCGGCGCGGGTGCAGCCTGGCCGAGCATCTGGTCGACCAGGGCCGGTCGGTGTACCTCGTCGACTACGGCACGGTCAGCTTCGGCGACCGCGGTCTCGGCCTGGAGCACTGGGTCGACGACGTCCTCCCGCACACCATCCGCGCGGTGAGCAAGGACGCGGGCGGCCGCCCGGTCCACCTGGTCGCCTGGTGCCTTGGCGGGATCATGTCCCTGCTCACCGCCGCCGACCAGCACGACCTGCCGATCGCGTCGATCACCAGCGTGGCCGCGCCGTTCGACATGACGGCGATCCCGCTGATCGCGCCGTTCAAACCCTTGGTCGACATCGCCGACGGCTGGTTCCTCACCGCGGCCTATCGGCTGGTCGGCGGGGCGCCCCGGGCCCTGGTGAAGCGGGCCTTCCAGCTCTCCGCGATCGACAAGGTCATCACCAAGCCGTACGCGATCCTGTCCCACCTGGACGACACCGACTTCCTGGCTCAGATCGAGGCGGTCGACCGGTTCACCGACAACATGATCGCCTACCCCGGCCGCACGTTCGGCCAGATCTACCACCGCTTCTTCCGCGCCAACGACCTCGCGGGCGGCGCCTTCGACCTGGGCGGACGACGGATCGCACTGGCGGAGGTCAAGGTGCCGGTGCTCGTAGTGGCCGGAACGGGCGACAGCATCGCCCCGCAGCGGGCCGTACGGCATCTGGTCGACGTGCTCGACAACGCGGCTGAGGTTGTGTTCCATACCGCGCCCGGCGGTCACCTAGGGGTGCTGGCGGGGCGTGGGGCACGAGAGACCACGTGGAAGTACATCGACGATTTCCTGGCGGTTCACAACCCCGTTTAG
- a CDS encoding acyl-CoA dehydrogenase family protein, whose translation MIDFTLGEEHEALRKTVQEFAREEVAPVIGDFYEREEFPYEIVAKMGHMGLFGLPISEEYGGMGGDYFALCVALEELARVDSSVAITLEAGVSLGAMPLYRFGTEEQKRQWLPKLTTAERLGAFGLTEPGGGSDAGATRTTARLDGDEWVINGSKAFITNSGTDITGLVTVTAVTGTKPDGRKEISAIIVPSGTPGFSVSKKYSKVGWNASDTRELSFVDVRVPRENLLGEQGRGYAQFLSTLDEGRVAIAALSVGLAQGCVDESLKYVGEREAFGRKIGEYQAIQFKIADMELRAHTARLGYYAAAAKMLRGQPFKKEAAIAKLYASNAAMDNARDATQIFGGYGFMNEFPVGRFYRDAKILEIGEGTSEVQRMLIARELGLR comes from the coding sequence ATGATCGACTTCACGCTGGGCGAGGAGCACGAAGCGCTCCGAAAGACCGTCCAAGAGTTCGCGCGGGAGGAGGTCGCCCCGGTCATCGGGGACTTCTACGAGCGCGAGGAGTTCCCGTACGAGATCGTCGCCAAGATGGGTCACATGGGCCTGTTCGGCCTGCCCATCTCGGAGGAGTACGGCGGCATGGGCGGGGACTACTTCGCCCTGTGCGTCGCGCTGGAGGAGCTGGCGCGGGTCGACTCGTCGGTGGCGATCACGCTGGAGGCGGGCGTCTCGCTGGGCGCGATGCCGCTCTACCGGTTCGGCACCGAGGAGCAGAAGCGGCAGTGGCTGCCCAAGCTCACCACCGCCGAGCGGCTGGGCGCGTTCGGCCTGACCGAGCCCGGCGGCGGCTCCGACGCGGGCGCCACCAGGACCACCGCGCGCCTCGACGGCGACGAGTGGGTCATCAACGGCTCCAAGGCGTTCATCACCAACTCGGGCACCGACATCACCGGGCTCGTCACGGTCACCGCGGTCACCGGCACCAAGCCCGACGGCCGCAAGGAGATCTCGGCGATCATCGTGCCGTCGGGCACGCCGGGCTTCTCGGTGTCGAAGAAGTACTCGAAGGTCGGCTGGAACGCCTCGGACACCCGTGAGCTTTCGTTCGTCGACGTCCGGGTGCCGCGGGAGAACCTCCTGGGTGAGCAGGGCCGCGGCTACGCGCAGTTCCTGTCCACTTTGGACGAGGGGCGGGTGGCCATCGCGGCGCTGTCGGTCGGCCTGGCCCAGGGCTGTGTCGACGAGTCGCTGAAGTACGTCGGCGAGCGCGAGGCGTTCGGCCGCAAGATCGGCGAGTACCAGGCGATCCAGTTCAAGATCGCCGACATGGAGCTGCGCGCCCACACAGCCCGGCTGGGCTACTACGCGGCGGCGGCGAAGATGCTGCGCGGCCAGCCGTTCAAGAAGGAGGCCGCGATCGCGAAGCTGTACGCGTCGAACGCGGCCATGGACAACGCCCGCGACGCGACCCAGATCTTCGGCGGCTACGGCTTCATGAACGAGTTCCCCGTCGGCCGCTTCTACCGCGACGCGAAGATCCTGGAGATCGGCGAGGGCACCAGCGAGGTCCAGCGGATGCTGATCGCCCGCGAGCTCGGCCTGCGCTGA
- a CDS encoding acetyl/propionyl/methylcrotonyl-CoA carboxylase subunit alpha: MFTSVLIANRGEIAVRVITTLRRLGIQSVAVYSDADAGARHVREADVAVHIGPAAARESYLSIEKIIAAAVETGAQAVHPGYGFLAENVEFARACAAAGLVFIGPPAAAIDAMGDKIRAKLTVIAAGVPVVPGRTEPGMSDDDLVSAAEEVGYPVLLKPSAGGGGKGMRLVTAPDGLRAAIESARREARGSFGDETLLIERFVQRPRHIEIQVLADAHGSTVHLGERECSLQRRHQKIIEEAPSALLDEATRARMGAAAVDAAKSVGYTGAGTVEFIVSADRPDEFFFMEMNTRLQVEHPVTELVTGLDLVEQQLRVAAGEPLSFKQNDVELRGHSVEARVYAEDPSTGFLPTGGRVLGLRWPSADWSRVDSGLLAGSVVGSDYDPMLAKVIVWGEDRAQALSRLSDALADTAVLGLGTNISFLRALLADEDVRAGRLDTQLVERNLDALTSVAPVPDEVFAAAALDELITMQPTGAVIDPWSVPNGWRLGRAAVVPLRLTCGDRDVKVLLSGSPAAATVTVGDSTPVSASASRVDGELRVTYGGRNLRYAREIAGETLWLAAGGHAWAVAEHSMLEGAGTSAAAGGPVTSPMPGTVLVVKVAAGDQVTAGQPLLVVEAMKMEHTITAKVDGVVSELTVRAGQQVALNETLAVVTPSEDPS, encoded by the coding sequence ATGTTCACCAGCGTTCTGATCGCCAACCGCGGCGAGATCGCCGTCCGCGTCATCACCACGCTGCGCCGCCTGGGCATCCAGTCCGTCGCGGTCTACAGCGACGCCGACGCGGGCGCCCGGCACGTGCGCGAGGCGGACGTGGCCGTCCACATCGGACCAGCCGCGGCCCGCGAGAGCTACCTGTCCATCGAGAAGATCATCGCGGCGGCGGTCGAGACCGGCGCGCAGGCGGTGCACCCCGGCTACGGCTTCCTCGCCGAGAACGTCGAGTTCGCTCGCGCCTGTGCGGCCGCGGGACTCGTCTTCATCGGTCCGCCCGCCGCGGCGATCGACGCGATGGGCGACAAGATCCGCGCCAAGCTGACCGTCATCGCGGCGGGTGTGCCGGTCGTCCCCGGCCGCACCGAGCCGGGGATGTCCGACGACGACCTGGTCTCCGCGGCCGAGGAGGTCGGCTATCCCGTGCTGCTCAAGCCGTCCGCGGGCGGCGGCGGCAAGGGAATGCGGCTGGTCACTGCGCCCGATGGCCTGCGCGCGGCCATCGAGTCCGCCCGGCGGGAGGCGCGCGGGTCGTTCGGCGACGAGACCCTGCTGATCGAACGGTTCGTGCAGCGGCCCCGGCACATCGAGATCCAGGTCCTGGCCGACGCGCACGGAAGCACCGTGCACCTCGGCGAGCGCGAGTGCAGCTTGCAGCGGCGGCACCAGAAGATCATCGAAGAGGCGCCGTCGGCGTTGCTCGACGAGGCCACCCGGGCGCGGATGGGCGCGGCGGCGGTCGACGCGGCCAAGTCGGTCGGCTACACCGGCGCGGGCACCGTCGAGTTCATCGTCTCCGCCGACCGACCTGACGAGTTCTTCTTCATGGAGATGAACACCCGGCTGCAGGTCGAGCACCCCGTCACCGAGCTGGTCACCGGCCTTGACCTGGTCGAACAGCAGCTCCGGGTGGCCGCGGGCGAACCGCTGTCGTTCAAGCAGAACGACGTCGAGCTGCGCGGGCACTCGGTCGAAGCGCGCGTCTACGCCGAGGACCCGTCGACCGGCTTCCTGCCGACCGGCGGCCGGGTGCTTGGCCTGCGCTGGCCGTCGGCGGACTGGTCGCGCGTGGACTCCGGGCTGCTGGCAGGCTCGGTCGTCGGCTCGGACTACGACCCGATGCTGGCCAAGGTGATCGTGTGGGGCGAGGACCGCGCGCAAGCGCTTTCGCGCCTGTCCGACGCGCTCGCCGACACCGCCGTGCTCGGACTGGGCACCAATATTTCGTTCCTGCGGGCGCTGCTGGCCGACGAGGACGTGCGCGCGGGCAGGCTCGACACACAGCTGGTCGAGCGCAACCTCGACGCGCTGACGTCGGTGGCCCCCGTGCCCGACGAGGTGTTCGCCGCCGCCGCGCTGGACGAGCTGATCACGATGCAGCCGACCGGCGCGGTGATCGACCCGTGGTCGGTGCCCAACGGCTGGCGCCTTGGCCGGGCCGCCGTGGTCCCGCTGCGGCTGACCTGCGGCGATCGCGACGTCAAAGTACTGCTTTCGGGTAGTCCGGCCGCCGCCACGGTGACGGTCGGCGACAGCACCCCGGTGTCCGCGTCGGCGTCGCGTGTGGACGGTGAGCTGCGGGTCACCTATGGCGGTCGGAACCTGCGCTACGCCCGCGAGATCGCCGGGGAGACCCTCTGGCTGGCCGCGGGCGGGCACGCGTGGGCCGTCGCCGAGCACTCGATGCTGGAGGGCGCGGGCACGTCGGCAGCCGCCGGTGGGCCCGTGACCAGCCCGATGCCGGGCACGGTGCTGGTGGTCAAGGTCGCCGCGGGCGACCAGGTGACCGCGGGCCAGCCGCTCCTTGTCGTCGAGGCGATGAAAATGGAGCACACCATCACGGCCAAGGTCGACGGTGTGGTCTCCGAACTGACTGTGCGCGCGGGCCAACAGGTCGCGCTGAACGAAACGCTCGCTGTGGTAACCCCATCGGAGGACCCGTCATGA
- a CDS encoding carboxyl transferase domain-containing protein has protein sequence MDAPVLRTAADPTAEAYLRNVKEHGELVGDLRDRLGTAALGGPEKARTRHVERGKLLPRDRVDSLVDPGSPFLELSPLAATGMYGDDAPAAGVITGVGRVSGRECVIVANDATVKGGTYYPMTVKKHLRAQEVALQNNLPCVYLVDSGGAFLPKQDDVFPDRDHFGRIFFNQATMSAQGIPQIAAVLGSCTAGGAYVPAMSDEAVIVRNQGTIFLGGPPLVKAATGEVVTAEELGGGAVHSGVSGVTDHLADDDAHALRIVRSIVSTLGPRAPRPWEVAPVEEPAVDPSTLYGVVPTDSRTPYDVREVIARIVDGSRFREFKKEYGSTLVTGFARIHGHPVGIVANNGVLFSESAMKGAHFIELCDQRSIPLLYLQNITGFMVGRDYEAGGIAKHGAKMVTATACARVPKFTVVVGGSFGAGNYSMCGRAYSPRFLWMWPNARISVMGGEQAASVLSTVRRDQIEGGGGEWSAEDEEAFKAPIRQQYEDQGNPYYSTARLWDDGVIDPADTRQVLGLALSAAANAPLNPVSYGVFRM, from the coding sequence ATGGACGCGCCCGTCCTGCGCACCGCCGCCGACCCCACCGCCGAGGCCTACCTGCGCAACGTCAAGGAGCACGGCGAACTCGTCGGCGACCTGCGCGACCGGTTGGGCACGGCGGCACTCGGCGGACCCGAGAAGGCCCGCACTCGCCATGTCGAACGCGGAAAGCTGCTGCCCCGCGACCGCGTCGACTCGCTGGTCGACCCCGGGTCTCCGTTCCTGGAGCTCTCGCCGCTGGCCGCCACCGGAATGTACGGCGACGACGCCCCGGCCGCCGGGGTCATCACCGGCGTCGGGCGGGTGTCGGGCCGCGAGTGCGTCATCGTCGCCAACGACGCCACCGTCAAGGGCGGCACGTACTACCCGATGACGGTGAAGAAGCATCTGCGCGCGCAGGAAGTGGCGCTGCAGAACAACCTGCCGTGCGTCTACCTGGTCGACTCCGGCGGCGCCTTCCTGCCGAAACAGGACGACGTCTTCCCCGACCGCGACCACTTCGGCCGGATCTTCTTCAACCAGGCCACCATGTCCGCGCAGGGCATCCCGCAGATCGCCGCGGTGCTCGGCTCGTGCACCGCGGGCGGCGCGTATGTCCCGGCGATGAGCGACGAAGCGGTTATCGTGCGCAATCAGGGCACGATCTTCCTCGGTGGCCCGCCGCTGGTGAAGGCCGCGACCGGTGAGGTCGTCACGGCCGAGGAACTCGGCGGCGGCGCCGTGCACTCCGGCGTCTCCGGCGTCACCGACCACCTTGCCGACGACGACGCGCACGCCTTGCGGATCGTCCGCTCGATCGTCAGCACGCTGGGCCCGCGCGCGCCGCGGCCGTGGGAGGTCGCACCCGTCGAGGAGCCCGCGGTCGACCCGTCGACGCTCTACGGCGTGGTGCCCACCGACTCCCGTACGCCGTACGACGTGCGCGAGGTGATCGCCCGCATCGTGGACGGCAGCCGGTTCCGCGAGTTCAAGAAGGAGTACGGCTCGACCCTGGTCACCGGCTTCGCCCGGATCCACGGCCACCCGGTCGGCATCGTGGCCAACAACGGCGTGCTGTTCAGCGAGTCGGCCATGAAGGGCGCGCACTTCATCGAACTGTGCGACCAGCGCAGCATCCCGCTGCTCTACCTGCAGAACATCACCGGATTCATGGTCGGGCGCGACTATGAGGCGGGCGGCATCGCCAAGCACGGCGCCAAGATGGTCACCGCGACCGCGTGCGCGCGCGTTCCCAAGTTCACCGTGGTCGTCGGCGGTTCGTTCGGCGCGGGCAACTACTCGATGTGCGGCCGGGCGTACTCGCCCCGGTTCCTCTGGATGTGGCCGAACGCGCGCATCTCGGTCATGGGCGGCGAGCAGGCCGCTTCGGTGCTGTCCACCGTGCGCCGCGACCAGATCGAGGGCGGCGGCGGCGAGTGGTCCGCCGAGGACGAGGAGGCGTTCAAGGCGCCGATCCGTCAGCAATATGAGGACCAGGGCAACCCCTATTACTCCACTGCCCGGCTGTGGGACGACGGCGTGATCGACCCGGCGGACACCCGCCAGGTGCTCGGCCTCGCGCTGTCCGCGGCGGCCAACGCGCCGCTGAACCCTGTCAGCTACGGCGTCTTCCGGATGTGA
- a CDS encoding SGNH/GDSL hydrolase family protein → MRVSRFLVIPLLSVLSLVGLATSASAATGKYVALGDSYSSGLGAGSYGSSGSCKRSANAYPQLWANSHAPSAFSFVACSGAKTGDVLANQVGAVTADTALVTISIGGNDAGFAGVMTDCNTGSDSYCVQRNQQAQAYARNQLPPKLDQVYSQIRNRAPGARVLVVGYPHIYKLNGSCWAGLSETKRAAINQSSDVLAQVISGRAAAAGFTFVDGRTAFAGHEICASGTRWINSVVWPIEESYHPNVAGQNGGYFAAVRAVTG, encoded by the coding sequence ATGCGTGTCTCACGGTTCCTCGTCATTCCCCTCTTATCGGTCTTGTCCCTGGTCGGGCTGGCGACCTCAGCCTCGGCCGCGACCGGCAAGTACGTGGCGCTCGGTGACTCCTACTCCTCGGGCCTCGGCGCGGGCAGCTACGGGAGCAGCGGCTCCTGCAAGCGCAGCGCCAACGCCTATCCCCAGCTCTGGGCCAACTCCCACGCCCCATCCGCGTTCTCGTTCGTCGCGTGTTCCGGCGCGAAGACCGGGGACGTGCTGGCCAACCAGGTCGGCGCGGTCACCGCGGACACCGCCCTGGTGACCATCTCCATCGGCGGCAACGACGCGGGCTTCGCGGGCGTCATGACCGACTGCAACACCGGGTCGGACTCCTACTGCGTGCAGCGCAACCAGCAGGCGCAGGCCTACGCCCGCAACCAGCTTCCGCCGAAGCTCGACCAGGTCTACTCGCAGATCCGCAACCGGGCGCCCGGCGCGCGGGTGCTGGTCGTCGGCTACCCGCACATCTACAAGCTCAACGGCTCGTGCTGGGCGGGCCTGAGCGAGACCAAGCGGGCCGCGATCAACCAGTCCTCCGATGTGCTGGCCCAGGTCATCTCGGGACGCGCCGCGGCGGCGGGCTTCACCTTCGTCGACGGTCGCACGGCCTTCGCGGGCCATGAGATCTGCGCGTCGGGTACCCGCTGGATCAACAGCGTGGTCTGGCCGATCGAGGAGTCGTACCACCCGAATGTCGCTGGTCAGAACGGTGGCTACTTCGCCGCGGTGCGTGCTGTCACCGGCTGA